A genome region from Rhodopseudomonas boonkerdii includes the following:
- a CDS encoding NAD(P)/FAD-dependent oxidoreductase → MTASAIKRIVVVGAGFGGLEAVRNLAETMIPIVVIDQRNHHLFQPLLYQVATASLGTSEIAWPIRSLLSRYKNVTTLLGHVTGVDLVERKVRLEDGGSIDYDVLILATGARHSYFGHDEWEKFAPGLKTLEDATYIRRKILTAFEAAERARDEKERAKWLTFVVIGAGPTGVELAGTIAELAKETLKDDFRNYDTQKAVVILIEAGARILPGFVEELSAYAQRALEALGVEIRLGHAVTDCRNGGVETDGELLPAGTIIWAAGVAASPAAEWLGVTSDRAGRVMVEPDLSVPGHPEVFVIGDTAHVETRDGKLLPGIAPVAKQEGCYVAKLVSARLAGGTIGAFSYSNVGSLATIGKRAAVIDFGWTRLKGRLAWWIWGVAHIYFLIGLKHRLAVALSWLWIHSTGQRSARLITQGEAKDGTILR, encoded by the coding sequence ATGACTGCCTCGGCAATTAAGCGGATTGTGGTGGTCGGAGCAGGTTTCGGAGGGCTTGAGGCCGTCCGAAATCTGGCGGAGACGATGATACCGATCGTAGTGATAGATCAGCGCAACCATCACTTGTTTCAACCGCTTCTCTACCAGGTTGCCACGGCGTCGCTCGGGACTTCGGAAATAGCTTGGCCGATCCGGTCGCTGCTGAGCCGATATAAAAACGTGACGACGCTACTCGGACACGTGACTGGCGTCGATCTCGTCGAGAGGAAGGTCCGGCTCGAAGACGGGGGAAGCATTGACTACGACGTGCTCATTCTTGCCACTGGAGCGCGTCATTCGTATTTCGGGCATGACGAATGGGAAAAGTTCGCTCCTGGCCTGAAGACCTTGGAGGATGCGACTTACATCCGCAGGAAGATCCTGACGGCATTCGAGGCCGCTGAGCGGGCACGCGACGAGAAGGAGCGGGCGAAGTGGCTCACATTTGTCGTCATAGGTGCGGGACCGACGGGTGTCGAACTTGCCGGGACGATCGCCGAGCTCGCGAAGGAGACGTTAAAGGACGATTTTCGCAACTACGATACGCAGAAGGCCGTTGTGATTTTGATCGAAGCTGGTGCACGCATCTTGCCGGGTTTTGTCGAAGAGCTCTCAGCCTATGCTCAACGAGCGCTGGAAGCTCTCGGTGTTGAGATCCGGCTTGGACATGCGGTGACCGACTGTAGGAACGGCGGTGTAGAGACTGACGGCGAGCTACTTCCTGCGGGGACGATCATCTGGGCGGCGGGAGTTGCGGCGTCGCCTGCCGCGGAATGGTTAGGAGTGACTTCCGATCGTGCTGGGCGCGTAATGGTCGAACCCGATTTATCTGTGCCGGGTCATCCGGAAGTTTTCGTAATCGGAGATACCGCTCATGTCGAAACACGCGACGGAAAGTTACTCCCCGGCATCGCACCTGTGGCGAAGCAAGAGGGGTGCTACGTTGCTAAGCTCGTGTCGGCTAGGCTCGCTGGCGGCACGATAGGAGCATTTAGCTATAGTAATGTCGGTAGTTTGGCGACCATCGGCAAGCGGGCGGCTGTGATCGATTTCGGATGGACCCGACTTAAGGGGCGCTTGGCATGGTGGATCTGGGGCGTCGCTCACATTTACTTTTTGATCGGACTGAAGCATCGCCTCGCGGTCGCGCTAAGCTGGCTGTGGATCCACAGCACCGGTCAACGCAGTGCTCGCCTGATCACGCAAGGTGAGGCGAAAGACGGTACGATCTTGCGGTAA